The nucleotide sequence TCGAGCCACCGAAGTACAGAGGGGGAAGCATGCCACTCTCCGAACAGGAGCAGCGCCTGCTGGACGAGATGGAACGCCATCTCATGCGCAACGACGCGGATGTCGTCAGCGCGCCCCGCGACGGACGCACTCTGAGCTATCGCAACATCGTCTACGGCACGATCCTCGTGCTGGTCGGGCTCGGCGGTCTGATCGTCGGGGTGTCGCAGCAGTTGATCGTCGTCGGCGTGATCGGATTCGTCGTGATGCTGGGCGGGGTCCTCCTCGCCGTCACTCCCGGGCGTGGCCCCGGCAAGGTGAGAGTCGAACCCGACCGACCCGCCAAACCCCAGAACAGCTCTTCGTTCATGGACCGCATGAACGATCGCTGGGACAAGCGGCAGGAGGAGCGCTGAGCGTCCCCGCCGCCTGAACCGGCACGAGAAGCACCGACCTTCGGGTCGGTGCTTTTTTGCTGCCTCGGCGTCACCCATTCACGCGTCCGGGAGGGGAGCGGGGGAGCGGCGGCTCACAAATCGGTAGCAATGTGGAGGAGAGTGGAGTAAAGTGGCGCACATCCCGGGGGGCCGGACGAAGGGGGTGTGATGTACCGATGCTTTTGGGCACGCACACACCCAAGCTCGATGACAAAGGGCGCGTCATCCTCCCGGCGAAGTTCCGCGACGACCTTGGTGGGGGTGTCGTCGTGACGCGCGGACAGGATCGCTGCCTGTACGTGTTCAGCGAGAAGGAGTTCGAGCGGGTGCACGACCGCATCCGTGAGGCGCCGCTCGCGAACAAGCAGGCGCGCGACTTCCTGCGCATGTTCCTCTCGGGCGCGAGCGCCGAGAAGCCCGACAGTCAGAACCGCATCACGATCCCCCCTCCGCTGCGCGCATACGCCGGCTTGGAGCGCGACCTCGTCGTCACCGGCGTAGGCGCTCATGCCGAGATCTGGGACGCCACGGCGTGGAACACCTACGCCGAGGCCAACGAAGAGAGCTACGCCGAGCTGGAGCAGGAGGTGATTCCGGGCCTGTTCTGAGCCCTCGGCCGTGACTCCCAGCTGCTCGTGCCCTGACGCCACTTCCCCGGCGCCAGGTCGGAGCGGATGGGGATCAGGGCCGAGGGACCAGGACCGCCAGGCGACGATCATGAACCTCCGCGACATCCATACCCCCGTCATGCTCGAGCGCTGCATCGAGCTGCTGGCGCCCGCGCTCGAGCGCGACGGCGCCGTCTTCGTCGATGCCACGCTCGGCATGGGCGGACACTCCGAGGCGTTTCTCCAGCGATTTCCGAAGCTTCAGCTCATCGGCCTCGATCGGGACACCGACGCCCTCCGCATCGCTGGGGAGCGCCTCGCCCCCTTCGGCGACCGCGTGCACCTGGTGCACACCGTCTACGACGGGATCGCGGACGCGGTGATCTCGAGCGGTTTCGCCGCGGCCGACGGCATCCTGTTCGATCTGGGCGTCTCATCCCTCCAGCTGGACGTCGCCGACCGCGGCTTCGCGTACGCGCAGGATG is from Microbacterium sp. LWH3-1.2 and encodes:
- a CDS encoding DUF3040 domain-containing protein, with translation MPLSEQEQRLLDEMERHLMRNDADVVSAPRDGRTLSYRNIVYGTILVLVGLGGLIVGVSQQLIVVGVIGFVVMLGGVLLAVTPGRGPGKVRVEPDRPAKPQNSSSFMDRMNDRWDKRQEER
- the mraZ gene encoding division/cell wall cluster transcriptional repressor MraZ is translated as MLLGTHTPKLDDKGRVILPAKFRDDLGGGVVVTRGQDRCLYVFSEKEFERVHDRIREAPLANKQARDFLRMFLSGASAEKPDSQNRITIPPPLRAYAGLERDLVVTGVGAHAEIWDATAWNTYAEANEESYAELEQEVIPGLF